A region from the Benincasa hispida cultivar B227 chromosome 8, ASM972705v1, whole genome shotgun sequence genome encodes:
- the LOC120083563 gene encoding (3S,6E)-nerolidol synthase 1-like: MAFSPFASFVPFVASLNIPKSNDFNSMYPINKPFVNKQTITVPDHTSLFTPVKIFHSKNQSSILTDGIGYGEAQIKGRILKHVLREIGDPWECLNLIDATQRLGIDHHFQEEIEAILQRHYVLFNPQTDLHNAALLFRLFRQQGYLVSADVFKCFLDKKGKFKEELREDIKGLTSLYEASQLCMHGDDIILEEAENFSRHWLNARAEAENVDVHFGSFVNNTLAYPHHKSVVQLMALNYFQDMQCPNKWINIFQDAAKIQLYTTQRLHQNEFAHFMKWWKDTELAKELNFARDQPMKWYVASLVCLTDSFYSEQRIQLAKSITLIYLIDDLFDLFGTLEQLTLFTEAVSRWDLSAAEGLPDCMQICLRFLFEVTNEISFQIYQKHGWNPISYLHKAWAKLCKAFLVEAEWLSCGHSPSAEEYLKNGVISTGIPVTLIHAFLLLGQQITKETVQLFDDDLDIVSSTATVLRLWDDFGNAKDEKQEGRDGSYLEYYMKENPSISYEETQQHTMKKISNAWKTLNRESLLSNLFPSKFNQACLNVARAVPFAYNYGRNKSITSLENLAKKLFFHEMDTYLVQQNKWGE; the protein is encoded by the exons ATGGCTTTTTCCCCATTTGCTTCATTTGTTCCTTTCGTTGCATCACTAAATATTCCAAAAAGCAATGATTTCAACTCTATGTATCCAATTAACAAGCCTTTTGTTAACAAACAAACCATTACCGTTCCTGACCATACTTCGCTTTTCACTCCAGTAAAAATCTTTCATTCCAAAAACCAATCTTCCATTTTGACa GATGGTATTGGCTATGGAGAAGCTCAAATTAAAGGGAGgattttgaagcatgttttgAGAGAAATAGGGGATCCTTGGGAATGTTTGAACTTAATTGATGCAACTCAACGTCTTGGGATCGATCACCATTTCCAAGAGGAGATTGAAGCTATTCTACAAAGACATTATGTGTTATTTAATCCACAGACTGATCTTCACAACGCTGCACTCCTTTTTAGACTTTTCAGACAACAGGGTTACCTTGTGTCTGCAG aTGTGTTCAAATGTTTCTTGGACAAGAAGGGGAAGTTCAAGGAAGAGCTAAGAGAAGATATAAAGGGTCTGACAAGTTTATATGAAGCTTCACAACTATGCATGCATGGAGATGATATAATTCTTGAAGAAGCTGAAAATTTCAGTAGGCATTGGCTAAATGCAAGAGCTGAAGCTGAAAATGTTGATGTCCATTTTGGGAGTTTTGTGAATAATACTTTAGCTTATCCTCACCATAAAAGTGTGGTGCAATTGATGGCACTTAACTATTTTCAAGATATGCAATGCCCAAACAAATGGATTAATATTTTTCAAGATGCTGCAAAAATTCAGCTTTATACAACTCAACGCTTGCACCAAAATGAATTCGCTCACTTTATGAA ATGGTGGAAAGATACAGAATTAGCAAAAGAGTTGAATTTTGCTAGAGATCAACCCATGAAATGGTATGTGGCTTCACTAGTTTGCCTCACAGATTCTTTCTACTCAGAACAAAGAATCCAACTTGCAAAATCCATCACACTCATATATCTTATTGATGACCTTTTTGATCTATTTGGAACTCTTGAACAACTCACCTTATTCACAGAAGCAGTTTCTAG ATGGGACTTGTCTGCTGCTGAAGGATTACCTGATTGCATGCAAATTTGTTTAAGATTCCTATTTGAAGTTACAAATGAAATAAGTTTCCAGATCTATCAAAAGCATGGTTGGAATCCCATTAGCTACTTACACAAAGCg TGGGCTAAATTATGCAAGGCATTTTTGGTTGAAGCTGAATGGTTGAGTTGTGGGCATTCACCAAGTGCAGAAGAATATCTGAAAAATGGAGTTATTAGCACCGGCATCCCCGTTACATTAATCCATGCTTTCCTTTTGTTAGGCCAACAAATTACCAAAGAAACTGTCCAACTTTTTGATGATGATTTAGATATTGTTTCATCTACTGCTACAGTTTTGAGGCTTTGGGATGACTTCGGAAATGCCAAG GATGAGAAGCAAGAGGGGCGTGATGGGTCATATCTAGAATATTATATGAAGGAGAATCCAAGTATTTCTTATGAAGAAACGCAACAACatacaatgaagaaaatttctaaTGCATGGAAGACTCTCAATAGAGAATCATTGTTATCTAACCTATTTCCTTCCAAGTTCAATCAAGCTTGTCTTAATGTTGCAAGAGCAGTTCCTTTTGCATATAACTATGGTAGAAATAAATCCATTACGAGCCTTGAAAACCTTgcgaaaaaattgttttttcatGAAATGGATACGTATTTAGTTCAACAAAATAAGTGGGGGGAGTGA